The Natronomonas salsuginis genomic sequence AGCAAGCTCGCCGAGGGACTATCAGCTACGAACGTGTTCGCAACGTGACCGCTACGAACGTCGCGGATATCTTCGGTCTCGAATCGAAGGGTCGCATCGAGGAGGGGTTCGATGCGGATCTCGTGTTGGTCGATCCGGACGCCAGTACCGACATTCGAGGAACACAGCTCCACTCGAAGTGTGACTGGACACCGTTCGAGGGCCGACGCGGCGTCTTCCCTGAACTGACGACGGTTCGCGGGATGGTCGTCTTCTGCGGTGGATCGTTCGCCGATCATTCGGGGCGAAACGTCCGGGTCTGGGGTTAATCGTCCGCTTCGGTCGATTTCGCATCCATCTCGTGGCCGCAGTTCGGACAGCACAACTCGTCGTGCCGCAGCGCGGCCGAGGATTCTCTGACCTCGCGCATCACGCTCGAAATCCGCTCTTCGGCGTCCAGCTCCTCGTCGACGGTCAGCTCGACGCCCTCGACCTCGAGGAGGAACTTCGCGACCTCCGTGATCTCGTACATCAACTCGTCGAGTTCCTCCGCGGTGTAGAAATCACACATCGCGCCGTATAGGAACGTCGCACCGGCCTTCCGGACTTTCCCGTCGAACGACGATCGCGCTTGGTTCACGGCTTGTGGGCTGTACGTGTCGGTCATGAACGGGACGAGCTCCGGGAGGTTCTGCCCGATCTTGGTCATCTCGACGCCGGTTTCGGTTCTGAAATCCGCACACAGACGCGCCATTGCCCACTCGCGGGCGGTGATGTACGTTCGATCGCGGAGGAACTCGTTGGCTCGCTCGTACGTCGCCCCGTCGATCTTCGAAAATCGGGCGTACTCGCGGACGTCCGCCGGGACGTCTTCGGCGGCCGGCTCGTCGGTCGGTCGGTCGCCGTCGTTTACACCGGTCTCGGTTCGGTCCCCATCGACCCTCGCCTGCGCGTCCTCGGCCATACCGAACGTAGCGAGCCGCCGCCGAAAAAGCGTATCGGCGATGTCTGACGGCTGACGGACGAACGGGTCCGTCCGCAGGCGGGAGGCTTTTGCTTTCGGGGAGTAAGGGCCAGATATGAAAACGCTGTTAGGGATCGGCGGGAGCGAGGATTCGCTCCGCGCTCTCGAACAGGCCGTCGAGCGGGCCAAAGAGGCCGGCGACGAGCTGACGATCGCGATCGTCGAAAACCCCGATGCATCGCTCTCGAAAGCGGAGCTCCGAAAGCGCGTCGGC encodes the following:
- a CDS encoding DUF5806 family protein — encoded protein: MAEDAQARVDGDRTETGVNDGDRPTDEPAAEDVPADVREYARFSKIDGATYERANEFLRDRTYITAREWAMARLCADFRTETGVEMTKIGQNLPELVPFMTDTYSPQAVNQARSSFDGKVRKAGATFLYGAMCDFYTAEELDELMYEITEVAKFLLEVEGVELTVDEELDAEERISSVMREVRESSAALRHDELCCPNCGHEMDAKSTEADD